One Pyrus communis chromosome 4, drPyrComm1.1, whole genome shotgun sequence genomic region harbors:
- the LOC137731349 gene encoding E3 ubiquitin-protein ligase RING1-like: MEATLEQLTNDDNSNKGMVPASYPAINKVLKRVRVGSTSADDEESSLHDDVEEEGRERKRRKIRVRESESCTVCMEFKGGSTVVYMPCFHVFHGRCIVKWLRVTIVRTNTGVKEEGTRSKGRRTSASDDVKDEGCKEKRRGISVSETDSCIVSVWKHLKGHREATENFGCIYKI, translated from the exons ATGGAAGCAACGTTAGAGCAATTGACGAACGATGATAATAGTAATAAGGGCATGGTGCCAGCGAGTTATCCAGCGATTAATAAGGTACTAAAGAGGGTTAGAGTGGGTAGTACGTCTGCGGATGACGAAGAATCGTCGTTGCATGATGATGTGGAGGAGGagggtagagagagaaaaagaaggaaaattaggGTAAGGGAAAGTGAGAGTTGCACTGTTTGTATGGAATTTAAGGGAGGATCAACGGTGGTGTACATGCCTTGCTTTCATGTGTTTCATGGCAGGTGCATAGTGAAGTGGCTGAGAGTCACTATTGTCCG gACAAATACAGGTGTGAAGGAGGAGGGTACTAGGAGCAAAGGAAGGAGAACTAGTGCAAGTGATGATGTGAAGGACGAGGGGTGCAAGGAGAAAAGGAGGGGAATTAGTGTAAGTGAAACTGATAGTTGCATTGTCTCTGTATGGAAGCATTTGAAAGGACACAGAGAGGCTACAGAGAATTTTGGGTGCATATATAAGATTTGA
- the LOC137731346 gene encoding probable serine/threonine-protein kinase PBL18: MGNCCLRKHHGETDSSVFQPHPIGDIRLQISLPKKTYKAAREKAPTVSSTSLQGQENMISKREKRRSPLQERNFSVSDIGAEKKRSKSVRATTNSNTPSPKDWNLERVNKKDGVFRDYRLYCFCYSALKASTRKFSSKNLIGQGGFGDVYKGYVSYCNMNAAAKPSEGFPIAIKRLRKTALQGDEQWENERKFMSKLSHPNIVKLIGYCREGEHRMLVYEYMKGGSLEAQLMAKDATQLHWRRRTKLALGVAKALHCLHTRGAPDFNAKLSDFGLAKYGPKDDQDHIMTRVLGTKGYIAPEYIATGHVTLKTDVYSFGVVLLEIFSGSCAVKKYSAGMTGDLTKWAEPYLRNRLQLHRVIDERLGNNFPVEEAHKFAELILRCLDSNPKSRPTMTEVVADLEELH; this comes from the exons ATGGGAAACTGCTGCTTGAGGAAACACCATGGCGAGACAGACTCATCAGTTTTTCAACCTCATCCCATTG GAGACATTAGGCTGCAAATTTCTCTACCCAAGAAAACTTACAAAGCAGCTCGAGAGAAAGCTCCAACTGTTTCCTCAACTTCCTTACAAGGTCAAG AAAATATGATCAGTAAACGTGAGAAACGAAGATCACCACTTCAAGAGAGGAATTTCTCGGTCTCAGACATAG GTGCAGAAAAAAAACGTAGCAAAAGTGTAAGGGCCACGACAAACTCCAATACTCCGAGTCCAAAAGATTGGAATTTGGAGAGAGTGAACAAGAAGGACGGAGTGTTCCGAGATTACAGGCTATACTGCTTCTGTTACAGTGCCTTGAAAGCTTCCACACGCAAGTTTAGCAGCAAGAACTTGATCGGGCAAGGCGGATTCGGTGATGTCTacaaagggtatgtgagttattgTAATATGAATGCTGCCGCAAAACCAAGTGAGGGATTTCCAATTGCTATCAAAAGGCTCAGAAAGACAGCACTACAAGGCGATGAACAATGGGAG AATGAGAGGAAATTTATGAGCAAACTAagtcatccaaacatagtgaaACTAATAGGGTACTGCCGCGAAGGTGAGCACAGAATGTTGGTTTATGAGTACATGAAAGGAGGAAGCTTGGAGGCCCAACTCATGGCGAAAGATGCTACACAGTTACACTGGAGGAGAAGAACCAAATTAGCACTCGGCGTAGCCAAGGCTCTGCATTGTCTTCACACTCGCGGGGCACCC GACTTCAATGCCAAGCTATCAGACTTTGGCCTGGCAAAATATGGACCCAAAGATGACCAGGACCACATAATGACAAGGGTTCTTGGCACCAAAGGCTACATCGCACCTGAGTACATAGCGACAG gGCACGTAACACTCAAAACCGACGTATACAGCTTCGGCGTGGTGCTCTTAGAGATCTTTTCAGGCTCCTGCGCCGTGAAGAAATATTCGGCTGGGATGACTGGTGATCTTACCAAGTGGGCTGAACCATATCTTCGCAATCGGCTACAACTGCATCGTGTGATTGATGAGAGACTTGGAAACAACTTCCCGGTGGAAGAAGCTCACAAGTTTGCTGAACTCATCCTCCGATGCCTCGATTCAAACCCCAAGAGCAGACCAACGATGACTGAGGTCGTGGCTGATTTGGAGGAGTTGCATTAA